The genomic segment GGATTGGTAGGCTTTCCTAGTTTACTCAATTCTCAACTGCACTTTCCTCCACTTACCGAAATCCCAAGGCATTATTGAATACCTACAAGTTGTTAGAAGATTACATAGTGTGTGAAGAATATCTTGCTAAGTTTCATCCAATTCTATTCAGAAGTTTCGAGGGCAGAAGGGAGGGTAGGACAAACGACAAATGTGGTCATTGGAGGTACAGTAACAGATGATTCAACTAATGAGTGGCTTGCTCTGGATAAGAAGGTATGTTAACCTGAGTGCTCTTCTCATGTACTGTATCAACTTGTGCATTTGAGTTGCAAAAGataaattttctcaattttcgATGAATACCTTTCCAACAAGCTGATGGATTTTAGCTAAGATACAAGTCCATTAAGCTCATTCTTAAGTAATGCAAGGATTTTTAGATGTAGACAGTAGAGGATTTGTAGTTTCACTAGCTTTTTTTCtaacataaaaaattttaaaatgctTGGCCATTGATGCTCATTGAACTTGAAAATTAGGTTCTGCGCTGGTATCCTGCTTGTGGCTATTTCTGGAGATGAGTATGATGCTATTTTCCTACTTTACAGGTGAATTCCTACCCAACTGTCCGAGGGTTCACAGCTATTGGAACTGGAGGTGATGATTTTGTACAGGCTATGGTTGTTGCTGTAGAATCAGTAATTCAACAGCCAATACCTGAGGTAATAGAATGTTTCATCTGCTAGACATCATATAGCATGAGGTCTGTGGTTATCTATTCAAGCTTTGTGTTTAGGATGAGGAGCAGACATGAATACTGTGGCTTACAGTAGCTAGATTATGCTGCAAATGGCATTTTAATGGTTTGAATGAAAAACCAATTTAAGACAATCGTGAGGATACCGTTTAAAATCCTTGACTGAAATCTGCATACTGTTTTATGAACTGCATCTAATGTGCACTGGGTTCAACTCCTCCCATAGTCCAATTTGATGAAGGACATTATTTGCTCGACTTCAGTAGTTATTGTGTCATGTTCAATGTATGAAGACAATGATCTATACGATAAGTGATAAAAATACTATTCATTTAATTTGAAACTTTAccaattttattcttttcttggtGTATCAAAATGTGTCTTCTTATATTAGAATGTTTGATGGATTTGGAGTCAGGTTTTGGCAGACATAACTTGATAAATCAGAGTCTGGGTTGGTTCTTCATATATTCAACAAAATCAGAACATTGAAAAAATGGTCCCATATGGTTGAATGGATATGCTTGCTTGCACTACTCGTGCAAAATTTCTAGTATAGAGATGTAATTCTTGAAATACTCTGAGGGAATTGCACTTTAAGCTTTGATTTTTCCTAATTTGAGGTTGGCACAAATGTGAGAAGGTTAGGTAGCATCCTGTAAGCTGAATAGCTGAAATGCTTATTTCATGCTTAAAGTGGTGTGCCATCTCTTTGATTATCAAAATTGATAAACTGTCTaccatatgattaaattttTAGTGTTAGGAGGTGTGTGTTGGCAATCTGAGCTGTTGATTTTTTTAGACTGTTGCAGTTGGCGCATTACTCACAAGTTAGTGAAGTATTACCTCTGATGATGCCATTTTTCTCATTATATGTATGTCTGCAGTGATTCTGTTTCCTGTGATTTTCGTGTTCTGACTAGAAGGTGATTGTACTATGGTATGAGAACCTGGAAGCTTAAGAATAGAAAAGTAACAAGAAGTATGAAAGGTGGTTTGCAATTTTTCAACTCATAAAATTACTCTGAACTTGCATGCTGAAGTATAAGAGAGATTAGGATGGTGTTTCTCTAACTGAACAAGGTCTTGAATATGGTTGAAGTGTCTGctgaaaaattatgaaaattttataCTACTACTTGTTTATCTGGGAATAAGCTCATTAGATGTTAGTCCCGAAATATCTGGTTgccaaaaaataactaaagtgactGTATGAAGGGAGAGAATCAGATATTTATGCAGAATTTGGTTCACTTTTAAAGATCTCGTGGAATGCTTgatagaaaaatttatttttcttagttacgttgattttttttggttttgagaTGAACCTTTTCAAAAGTAATGAGACATACTAACTTAATTATAAGTACACTAGGTCCTTGGTACAATGTTTACTTAGTCCTTTCTGCTTTGTGACATGGATAATTAATTTCTGCTAGTACATATTCTTCGGATCTTGTATAAAATGAACCCTTCTATGTATGCCTTAATGTGCCagctctttctttctctttactGTTATTCGTTCATTTTGCACTTTGGCCTTTGGAATTTGACTGCAAGCTAGATTTCAAGATTAGCTACATCAAATAAACGAAAGGTAAAGGCAAAGAAATGTTTATTACTGTTTAAGTTTAGCtgtttaagtttttttttaatttttggtttcAATTAGAAGGTAGGACTTTTGCTTTATTTTGAGAGTTTTCAAAAGGATAGTTCAGCATTTCCATTCTTCTTTGGTAGTTTTTTGGGCTAGTTTTCCGGCTTTCTTGTGAAGTCCCTTACAATGACTACCAATTTATTTTGTTCAATTAGAAGACATTAGGCCAAAATAACCAAGATTGGGTaatcttttttttaaatgcttGGACTGTGAACTTTCCATATGCTTTTACTTTTTAACAAAGAATTTTGCTAAATTTTTCTAGTTATTTCTTGTTATCAACTGTTTCTGCCTGCTGCATCCAGGGTCAGGTAAAGCAGAAACTATCCTCTAGAGGCAAATACGTGTCGGTAAATATTGGACCTGTCCAAGTTGTTTCAAGTGAGcaggtctctctctctctctctctctatatatatatatgtgtgtgtgtgtatgtatgtatgtatatacgCATGTGCGTGTGCACGTGCATGCATATGTGTCAGGAAGCCACGTCCtgtttaaattttctttatGCAGTGAAATAAACTATTCTTTGATTCAAAAATGTTGGTAGATACACTTTCTTGCTGTGTCTGAGCAATGAGGATTGGTCAATGACTTTGAAGGCTTTCAGAcgcgtagattttttttttttttggttattgtAGATCTAGAATCTAGTAACTTCGTAATGGTTAATCAACTGGTATGTGTACACTACTGCCTGAAAAAAGCACAGGTTGCTTTGTACTCTTAATTAACACCAATTGGCTAAAGAAAGAACCTGGCAGTTGTTATTTGCGATGATATATGTAATGTTACGTGCTCACGCACTAATCAGCGACATGACTTGATTCGATTTGATTGTGCATCCAGGTCCAAGCTGTATACAACGCCATGAGGAGAGATGACAGGATGAAATACTTTTTGTAGATTGGATTCAAATTGACCTCTGTATCGCGTATAGTGCACTAATTCTCATTAATCTCTACCTTCACCCTTATTTTACCTTTCCATGGTGATTATTGCTTGGCTTACAGAAATGGTCTCGGTCAAGTGATCGGCTTAGGCATCATTTGGTTCATAAGATGTAAAATTGATAAACAGAACCCAAAACTTGGATTGAAGCCGCGTGTTTAAGaacatgaaataaaaattgggtAAAAGGAACAAGATAAGATAAAAGAAGTCGGGTGCGCGAGGTGCTTGAAACTTCTTCAGTACTGGCGTCTGGTTTTTGGCGTTCTGATCATAAAAGCATGCATGTTCAATTTGGCATGAATACCTTGTATTCTTCCCAAGCGTTTGTGAAACGACAATTTGGCATAGCACAGCAGGACTGTGCTTCGTTGCTTGATAGTAAATGCGTCGGTCAAAACTGTCATTTTGGTGTAAAGATACTTCGTTTTCGTGGTGGTCATCACATAAATATCATATGGCAAGGCAAGAAAATCTAATTAATGGTCAAATttaccttttgtttttcttttgttcttttggctTTTCTTGAGACCTGAAGACGGGACAGCAGATATGAAGTTTCCATGCAGCATCATTTTGGCCGGAATTGATGGTGAAAGTTGTGATTGTAAAAGGGTTTAGATGATGCTACCCAACATAACACAAATACAAATGAGTAAAATAAGCTTCTCTAACAGATTTGACTCGCTTTCGCGTCTCGCTAGACGCTAGTTCTCATCTTCTGTCCCTACTGAAACATAAAGGTGCCAGCGCTCACCCAAATATCAAGTATAGAAACTGTTCGGTCGTCAGGTGATTGCTGACTAGCTTTCATGGCCAAAATAAATACTAGTACTAGCTTAGATTTGTAGTCAAGTtggatacttttttttttttttttttttttttttttttttttttttgtcaacacaggggtgtccgggtcaagacccgaaggcggcccgactaatcccctgcgcctGGAGTACAGCGCCACCCCAACCGCACCCAGGCGTTAGGTGAGGTCAAGTTGGATACTTGCAAGAAAGAATAATGCAGCTAATTGAGTGTGCGTGTGTTTTCATCTcttgacagaaaaaaaaaaaaaaagaataatgcaGCTAGATCTATTCTTGACTAATTTTTCTGTGCACTTGAtgcatcatctttttttttttttttgaatttaatgAAGCACTCAATGATATGGTATAGTATTTGCTTCAAATCTAACAAGGGAAGTCAAAGTAGTCATTTCTGTTAGTTGTATAGTAGATCTTAGTAACCATATCAAACCTGCAGACATTATGTATTAAGCCTTCGAATTATCGTTATGCCGATTGGCTTCTTTTGCAATATAAATACCGTAAATGGCATTCAAGATGCTATACCAACAAGAACACCGATAGGCACCagcaacccccccccccctctctctctctctttttgttgGATAAAAGAAGACCTATCGCACGGAACTAGTTAGCTTTTGGAATAATATATTGTCACACTTTTGTGATGTGAAATAAGTgcgataaaaaaaatgaaaattatatttatgatgcaagttAAAGAAtatttgaacttttttttttttttcagaaatcaGGCTTACCAAACGGAGATGCCTCTTTGAACAAGGTTGAAGTACAAACCAGAGGCATGATATCAAAATGGCGTCCGAACCAACAATTCCATtgccatttctttctcttttttttttaatatagttTTCGTGATAAGTCTAATATAATAGTAATAGTAGTATAAATTATCCAATAaatgttgtttttttttaaattgccaAATCTGGTTCAAGCAAAGCGACCTGGAAAATTGTCGTCAGCATCAAAAGATTCCGACCTGCTCCCACCAAGTAGGACCTGTCCATCGTTATGCCTTCTAACGTATTGAAATGCTCCAATGGTCACTATCGCTTCAATGTTAATTTATTGTTGGTCGCTTATCTTCTTCAATATGAAATTAATTTCCCTATTATATGTAAATTGGTGGAGAATTTTGGCGCCTGGTCTAGATCAATGATTTGTGATGAATtcgatctttttcttttcttttttattctaaTCCGTCCATTCAAGCATGACTAGATTCATACTTACGAAGGTCTAATTCTGCGAACATTGCAAAAGTACCTTCACCATTCAATCCCAATTGTCAAAAAGAAGGGTGCCTCAAATAATCGTTTAATTTGTCTTGCTTGCATTAGTTtgatttaaaaacaaaaatgagatGATGCAAGGAAATCTTTTTTTGAGCTTGAAAGAAATGTAAAGTAGAGGTTTGATCTCTTAAAGATGTCAACTCTTAGTTGCGAAGGATGATCTTAAATCTTATGTAATCTGATGTGCCAAGACTCAGTAGTTTGGCTCATTCTTAGCaataatttatgaacaaaacaCTAAACAAATTTAACGTTCAATCACTGTTTCATATacatttccaagtcatgtggtCATTGTTGTCGTCAGTGTCGGCTTTTCTCTATTTGTCGCGTGCTCTGTGAATATTATTAGGACCAACTGAGCATCAGGTGATGTTTGTGCAGAGATAAAAACTTGTTGGTTATTTGCTTCCCCTCCATtcccttccttttcttccttgTTATTAACTTCCTTTTGATTTTCTAATGCATGTTGAGCAAATTAAGCATGGGAAGCTTTGAAGATCAGGGAACTCTATGTCGTTTAAGTGGAGAGTACAAGGTAGAATTACTTCTTTctcattttccaaaacaaactttcaaaaacttgtttggattCTGATTCATAGATTGTTTTGTCCAATGCTATAGGATATGTTAGACAATGAATTTGGAGAAATAAGGTCACCAAATCAAAGCAGACCAGCCAGCATGGTGATCAAGGCAAGTTAAGGGCTTATTCTTTCTTGCCATATTCCATATAGATTAAGTGTTTTTCCCGGGGTTTTATTGTTAGATGTCCGGTGTTGGATTCTCACTTTGATAGAATGATGATTCTTGATTGTGCGTCCAATGATAAAACAGAAAGCACATGCAGTAATTCCAGCTCACTTGGTAGCCGAAGCAATTTCCACACTCCATGGCCTTGATCTAAGATGGTCAGGACCAATTACGCCCAGCGAAATGCAATATGTACAGCAATATGTCTTTGCAAAGTATCCTGAGTACTCCAATGGCCTCGTGGAAGAAGGAGACGAGATTGATCTGTACAAAATCTGCGTCAACGAAGAGTCTTCAGAGAACATGCTTGAGGATGGCAGGGGAAAGTCCCCCAAGAACATCGGCGCAAGGGAGTCATCTTCGCCTTCTTTTGGCAGTTCTACCGCTGATTTGGACAGAAAGCAACTGGAGCCCTCAAGATTACTTGACATCCTCAGTAAGAAGACTTCTCTTCAGGGGAATTTTATTTCAATCCCTGAAATACAAGTTCGTAATCGAGCCTTGCAGCAGTGTGGgctaaaagaagaagaatactTGGTTCTTTTCGCTCCTACCGTCAAAGAAGCCACCATGCTGATAGGAGAGTCGTACCCTTTCTTCAGAGGGAACTACTATATGACCATCCTTGGAGAAGAAACTGATTCCATAAGGACATATGTCGCATCCAAGGACTCTAAGACTATCGTAGCACCAGAGACTTGGTTGGACTTGAGGATTAAGGGTTCACAGCTTAGCCAGTACTTCAGGAGAAAGTgtaaatacaatccaaaaggtcTTTTTGCTTACCCTGCTTATGTTAACGACACCCGTCACTCGATGCATTGGATCTCGGAAGCACATAGGAATTCTTGGCATGTACTTTTTGATGCAACTGCATTGGATTTTGGGAAAGATCGGCTGACCCTTGCGCTACACAGGCCTGATTTTGTGTTATGTACAGTTGAGAGTACACGTCCTCAGCCGTCCAGAATCACTTGCCTCTTAGTAAGAAGAAAATCATTCGACACCTCAGCACCTTCAGCTTAGCAGCAGCTCCTGGATGACTTTTTGTAAGTGGTGCGAGGCAGAAACCAGCTGTGTACCATTTTACTTATTTCCGAGAACGAGGAGTCGTTGTAAAATGATTAGACTATCCGCTCTTTCTATGAGGGGCGAAACAAAGAGCAGTTTCTTGTTATCATTGCCTGCCTTATTTCAAGATGCGTTAAATAAACAGTTGCTTGCAACATAAACAGTTTCTTGTTATGTTATCCCATAAATCCAGAGGTCCTTCAAACTTTGAGACCGTGATGATCAATCCCTTTTTTGAGTTGTTATCAAGTTCCTCGTAGTTATATATACATGATCTCTGCTGTCTTGAAACCATGATCTAATTTGTGAACAGCAGTCCCCTTGTTTTGTAGGATTACCAAAGTCCAAAAATGCTTGAGCTCGTCATGACTGTCAAAAGGGGCAGATCGAGGTGCACGTTGTTCGCCAGAAAAAACTCCCATCATAGACATGGTTCAAAGCCATGGTAGTGGTCGCGATCACGGCCCGAACCATTTTACATCGGTCTCGGCATATTAATCGCGATCTTGGCGAGacacaaaattttgaaacatttaatattctaaaaattatgaaaaaaaatgataaataaaaataatttaaaaaattagcaaaaataataaaattcgaATTGATTCGAAACAACTCGACCGTTTCTATCCATTTTGGAAACGTCTCAGTCAAATTTTCAGCGATCTATTTTTTCGAAATCATCTCGTCCCGATCGACCGAATCGTCTCAGTCTGGCTGAGTCTTTGAACCAATCGAGATGGAGAACCAAAACGTGCGCTTTGCTTTCACAGGCTGTATTCTCTTACTGACATTTTATGTCTGAACTTTAAAGTATAATTTTGTACGGCCTACCAGTAAATACACATTTAATATGCGAACTTCGTCGATCACTCAGTGGATTAGTATTTCAGCATCGGACTTTGACTTTAAACAACCCTGATACGCTTGTAAGATTTGGAC from the Coffea arabica cultivar ET-39 chromosome 11e, Coffea Arabica ET-39 HiFi, whole genome shotgun sequence genome contains:
- the LOC113718153 gene encoding uncharacterized protein, which translates into the protein MIKQKAHAVIPAHLVAEAISTLHGLDLRWSGPITPSEMQYVQQYVFAKYPEYSNGLVEEGDEIDLYKICVNEESSENMLEDGRGKSPKNIGARESSSPSFGSSTADLDRKQLEPSRLLDILSKKTSLQGNFISIPEIQVRNRALQQCGLKEEEYLVLFAPTVKEATMLIGESYPFFRGNYYMTILGEETDSIRTYVASKDSKTIVAPETWLDLRIKGSQLSQYFRRKCKYNPKGLFAYPAYVNDTRHSMHWISEAHRNSWHVLFDATALDFGKDRLTLALHRPDFVLCTVESTRPQPSRITCLLVRRKSFDTSAPSA
- the LOC113718033 gene encoding uncharacterized protein isoform X3; translated protein: MACRTVFRTVLTEAWRPLPGKLTSFSFPAQKIPTTNLRCGCNVPKTRNLCIGRRTRHPNCSDNGNPSPSSADDQDQEDPPQEAVLKAISEVSRAEGRVGQTTNVVIGGTVTDDSTNEWLALDKKVNSYPTVRGFTAIGTGGDDFVQAMVVAVESVIQQPIPEGQVKQKLSSRGKYVSVNIGPVQVVSSEQIHFLAVSEQ
- the LOC113718033 gene encoding uncharacterized protein isoform X1: MACRTVFRTVLTEAWRPLPGKLTSFSFPAQKIPTTNLRCGCNVPKTRNLCIGRRTRHPNCSDNGNPSPSSADDQDQEDPPQEAVLKAISEVSRAEGRVGQTTNVVIGGTVTDDSTNEWLALDKKVNSYPTVRGFTAIGTGGDDFVQAMVVAVESVIQQPIPEGQVKQKLSSRGKYVSVNIGPVQVVSSEQVQAVYNAMRRDDRMKYFL
- the LOC113718033 gene encoding uncharacterized protein isoform X2 translates to MACRTVFRTVLTEAWRPLPGKLTSFSFPAQKIPTTNLRCGCNVPKTRNLCIGRRTRHPNCSDNGNPSPSSADDQDQEDPPQEAVLKAISVSRAEGRVGQTTNVVIGGTVTDDSTNEWLALDKKVNSYPTVRGFTAIGTGGDDFVQAMVVAVESVIQQPIPEGQVKQKLSSRGKYVSVNIGPVQVVSSEQVQAVYNAMRRDDRMKYFL